The Staphylococcus saprophyticus subsp. saprophyticus ATCC 15305 = NCTC 7292 genome contains the following window.
CAAAATCAATTTGTGATATTTATCCATTGTTAAATCGCAGTTTGTTATATAGCGCAATTATTTTGCATGATTTAGGCAAAGTTAGAGAATTAAGTGGTCCAGTAGCTACTTCCTATACTGTCGAAGGTAATTTATTAGGGCATATTTCAATTGCTAGTGATGAAGTCGCAGAAGCGGCAAGAGAGCTGAATCTTGAAGGTGAAGAAGTGTTATTGCTACGCCACATGATTTTAGCGCATCATGGTAAAATGGAATTTGGTTCGCCGAAATTACCTCATATGAAAGAGGCAGAAATATTATTCTTCATTGATAATATAGATGCGAAAATGAATATGTTTGAAAAAGCTTATAAGAAAACTGATAAAGGTCAATTTACAGAACGTATTTTTGGATTAGATGGTAGACAATTTTACAATCCTAAATCGCTAGATTAATAATGAAGGTCTTTTAGGTTGGATATATAATATTAAAAGGTTCGAGAAATTTGTGGATGTTCTCGAACCTTTTTCATTTTCGAAAAAAGTGGTATAGAAATCTAATTGAATAGGTTTCTATACCACTTGATTCATTTATGAAATTATTGTCCAGTTGACATGCCAGCACCACTTTGTTGCATAGATTGTTGTTGCTGTTGTTGTTGCTGCTGTTGTTTGATTTTTTCTGGATCTAATATTGAGTCTTCAATCGCTTTTTTAATATCTCTATCTTTATAATCAACTTTATATTCATCTAATAATTCTTTATAAGCGTCAGTTAAAAGCTTAGGATCTTTTTGAATTTTAGTTTGAATTAATTGTGCTTTTAATTTGCCTTTTTCTTTATCAAAGTCATTTTCTTTATCTGCTTTGATAATATGGTAACCGTAATCTGTTTTAACTACGTCAGATACTTTACCTTCTTTAAGTTTGAATAATGCTTTTTCAAATTTGTCTTCCATTTGACCTTTGACGACATAACCTAAGCTACCATCTTTTTTAGCAGAGGCTTTATCCATTGATTCTTTTTTAGCAATTTCTCCAAATTTATCTGGGTGTTTTTCAACTTCTTTTTGGATTTTTTCAGCTTTTGCTTTAGCTTCTTTATCAGATAAGCCTTCTTTATCATCTTTATTTTCTTTAACTTTAATTAGAATGTGAGAGCCTTTTTTGGTATTTTCTTTAATTTCTTTGTCAGACATACTCACTTTATCATTAAGTAGTTCTTTTTGATAAGCTTGTAATTTTTTCTGTTCTTTATAATCGCCTATAGACATTTTTTGTTGTTTTAACATACTTTCAAATTGATCTTTGCCACCATATTGTTTTTGTTCTTTTTCAACTTCTTTATCAATATCTTTTGTATTTACATCGTCTTTATATTTATCAGCAAGCAATTTGTTTAACATGATTGAGAATGATGTATTAGCAATTTGCTCATCACCCATCTTGTTCATAACATCTTCGACTTTAACGTCGCCAGCTTTTGAAGAAATAATTGTATCTTCTTTTGAATCTGTTGCACTGTTACCACATGCGCCTAATAACAATGCACTAGCTGTAACAGGAAGTAAAACTTTTTTAAATGTTTTCATAGTTGGAAACTCCTTTTGTAAGAATAACAACGTAAATATAACATATTATTGATTATTCACCAATTAGAAACATAATTTCTACAACTATAGTATTAGTGTTTTGTGACTTTTGATATAACTTAATCAAAAAAGAGGTGACATCGTAACCTATTGTTAGATTACTTATGTTCACCTCTGTAATATTT
Protein-coding sequences here:
- a CDS encoding peptidylprolyl isomerase PrsA, with the protein product MKTFKKVLLPVTASALLLGACGNSATDSKEDTIISSKAGDVKVEDVMNKMGDEQIANTSFSIMLNKLLADKYKDDVNTKDIDKEVEKEQKQYGGKDQFESMLKQQKMSIGDYKEQKKLQAYQKELLNDKVSMSDKEIKENTKKGSHILIKVKENKDDKEGLSDKEAKAKAEKIQKEVEKHPDKFGEIAKKESMDKASAKKDGSLGYVVKGQMEDKFEKALFKLKEGKVSDVVKTDYGYHIIKADKENDFDKEKGKLKAQLIQTKIQKDPKLLTDAYKELLDEYKVDYKDRDIKKAIEDSILDPEKIKQQQQQQQQQQSMQQSGAGMSTGQ